The following are encoded together in the Ignavibacteria bacterium genome:
- the lptC gene encoding LPS export ABC transporter periplasmic protein LptC: MRIAYPYILILLFGILLSACENKFVPPKTDLKSEDIPEQESWHSSVAFSDSGKVKAILRAGHIMAFNKKGYTLIDSGAKVDFYRDKAIVSTLTSKRGKVIEPSKNIEIYDSVVVVNNEGSILQTQKLFWDNQTQRVSTEEYVKIKTPKEEVEGIGFISDQNLKNYTIFKVTGTFAK; the protein is encoded by the coding sequence ATGCGTATTGCATATCCATACATATTAATCCTGCTCTTTGGGATTCTGCTCTCTGCCTGTGAAAATAAGTTCGTGCCGCCTAAAACCGACCTGAAATCTGAAGATATTCCCGAACAGGAAAGCTGGCATTCGTCTGTCGCATTCTCTGATTCGGGTAAGGTTAAAGCCATCCTTCGTGCAGGTCACATAATGGCTTTCAATAAAAAAGGTTATACCCTTATCGATAGCGGCGCCAAAGTTGATTTCTACAGGGATAAGGCTATTGTGTCAACTCTTACAAGCAAAAGAGGTAAAGTAATTGAACCGTCTAAAAACATTGAGATCTATGACAGCGTCGTTGTTGTGAATAATGAAGGAAGCATCCTGCAAACCCAAAAACTCTTCTGGGATAATCAAACTCAAAGAGTTTCGACCGAAGAATATGTAAAAATTAAAACTCCAAAAGAAGAAGTCGAAGGTATCGGATTTATTTCTGACCAGAACTTGAAGAACTAT